From the Streptomyces syringium genome, one window contains:
- the pstS gene encoding phosphate ABC transporter substrate-binding protein PstS, which translates to MKLQRKNRLRAVALGAIAVSGALVLTACGSDDNSGGGSTGGGSTQGAGKIKCEGKGQLLASGSSAQKNAMDLWVKNYMAACKDVQINYKPTGSGAGIQEFLQGKTAFAGSDSALKPEEVAKSKQVVKGGQGINLPLLGGPIAIGYHVPGVDNLVLDADTLAKIFDAKIEKWNDEAIKKLNPGAKLPDLKIQAFHRSDESGTTDNFTKYLKAAADKSWPYEPAKAWKAKGGQSADGSAGVSSQVKQTAGAISYFELSYATANTIKTVKLNTGASAPVEATPDNASKAIAEAKIVGTGKDLALKLNYATKADGAYPITLVTYQVVGDKGNKAETLPATKSFLTYIASEDGQAVLKEMGYAPLPAEIATKVRENIASLS; encoded by the coding sequence GTGAAGCTTCAGCGTAAGAACCGACTCCGCGCAGTCGCCCTCGGCGCCATCGCCGTTTCCGGTGCCCTGGTCCTCACCGCGTGCGGCTCGGACGACAACAGCGGCGGCGGCTCCACCGGCGGGGGCTCCACCCAGGGTGCCGGCAAGATCAAGTGCGAGGGCAAGGGCCAGCTGCTGGCCTCGGGCTCGTCCGCGCAGAAGAACGCCATGGACCTGTGGGTCAAGAACTACATGGCGGCCTGCAAGGACGTGCAGATCAACTACAAGCCCACCGGCTCCGGCGCGGGCATCCAGGAGTTCCTCCAGGGCAAGACCGCCTTCGCGGGCTCCGACTCGGCGCTCAAGCCGGAGGAGGTCGCGAAGTCCAAGCAGGTCGTCAAGGGCGGCCAGGGCATCAACCTCCCGCTGCTCGGCGGCCCGATCGCCATCGGCTACCACGTCCCCGGCGTGGACAACCTGGTCCTGGACGCGGACACCCTCGCCAAGATCTTCGACGCGAAGATCGAGAAGTGGAACGACGAGGCGATCAAGAAGCTCAACCCGGGCGCCAAGCTCCCCGACCTCAAGATCCAGGCGTTCCACCGCTCGGACGAGTCGGGCACCACCGACAACTTCACCAAGTACCTCAAGGCCGCCGCCGACAAGTCGTGGCCGTACGAGCCCGCCAAGGCGTGGAAGGCCAAGGGCGGCCAGTCCGCCGACGGCTCGGCCGGTGTGTCCTCGCAGGTCAAGCAGACCGCGGGCGCGATCTCGTACTTCGAGCTCTCCTACGCCACCGCCAACACGATCAAGACGGTGAAGCTCAACACCGGAGCCTCCGCCCCGGTCGAGGCCACCCCCGACAACGCGTCCAAGGCCATCGCCGAGGCGAAGATCGTCGGCACCGGCAAGGACCTCGCGCTCAAGCTCAACTACGCCACCAAGGCCGACGGCGCCTACCCGATCACCCTGGTGACGTACCAGGTCGTCGGTGACAAGGGCAACAAGGCCGAGACCCTGCCCGCCACCAAGTCCTTCCTGACCTACATCGCGAGCGAGGACGGCCAGGCAGTCCTCAAGGAGATGGGCTACGCCCCGCTGCCCGCCGAGATCGCGACGAAGGTCCGCGAGAACATCGCGAGCCTCTCCTGA
- a CDS encoding C40 family peptidase, which produces MATALVCAVVTGVIVTPGVAYADPSPPQRSLEDVHREVEDLYRKAESATDAYNAASEAQSRQEKSIVEIARSVTAAQARMTRLKNQAGALARSRYRAGGMPDGARLFFDAAPDSFLDGVSLAHKGEQATRGLLAQVAATQKKLDGYAKAADERWKKLDGERKKKEDAKKEIETRLKDAKRLEERLEEKERERLRRIEEERAREAQRAWLATEAVKTVTLKEAGAGANASGSGSSASTTEGGRAVAFATAQIGKNYVWGAMGPDTFDCSGLTLRAWEAAGRAIPRTSQEQWRLLPKVDVKDMRPGDLVIYFKDASHVAMYVGDGTMVHAPRPGRQVTLAGAGSMPILGVVRPG; this is translated from the coding sequence GTGGCGACCGCGCTCGTCTGTGCGGTCGTGACGGGGGTGATCGTCACACCGGGCGTGGCCTACGCGGATCCCAGCCCGCCGCAGCGGAGCCTGGAGGATGTCCACAGGGAAGTGGAAGACCTCTACCGCAAGGCGGAATCAGCCACGGATGCCTACAACGCGGCGAGCGAGGCGCAGTCCCGCCAGGAGAAGTCGATCGTGGAGATCGCCCGCTCGGTGACCGCGGCCCAGGCACGCATGACCCGCCTCAAGAACCAGGCCGGAGCCCTGGCCCGCTCCCGGTACCGCGCCGGCGGCATGCCGGACGGCGCCCGGCTCTTCTTCGACGCCGCACCCGACTCCTTCCTCGACGGCGTCTCCCTCGCCCACAAGGGCGAACAGGCCACCCGCGGGCTGCTCGCCCAGGTCGCGGCCACCCAGAAGAAGCTCGACGGCTACGCGAAGGCCGCCGACGAGCGCTGGAAGAAGCTCGACGGCGAGCGGAAGAAGAAAGAGGACGCGAAGAAGGAGATCGAGACCCGGCTGAAGGACGCCAAGCGGCTCGAGGAGCGGCTGGAGGAGAAGGAACGGGAGCGGCTGCGCCGGATCGAGGAGGAACGCGCCCGGGAGGCCCAGCGGGCGTGGCTCGCCACGGAGGCCGTGAAGACGGTCACGCTGAAGGAGGCGGGGGCGGGGGCGAATGCCTCTGGCTCTGGCTCCTCTGCCTCGACCACGGAGGGTGGCCGGGCGGTCGCCTTCGCGACGGCGCAGATCGGCAAGAACTACGTCTGGGGCGCGATGGGCCCCGACACCTTCGACTGCTCCGGCCTGACCCTCAGGGCTTGGGAAGCCGCCGGCCGCGCGATCCCCCGCACGTCCCAGGAGCAGTGGCGCCTGCTCCCGAAGGTCGACGTCAAGGACATGCGCCCCGGTGACCTGGTCATCTACTTCAAGGACGCCAGCCATGTGGCCATGTACGTGGGCGACGGCACGATGGTCCACGCGCCGAGGCCCGGCCGGCAGGTGACGTTGGCCGGGGCGGGGTCGATGCCGATTCTGGGTGTGGTGCGGCCGGGGTAG
- a CDS encoding PP2C family protein-serine/threonine phosphatase yields the protein MAVPAPSPAEQPAVLPDGGLTLLVIEDDPGGSLSFSELRGTAGKPVRVRTARNLTEGERLLTDDVQCILLDLDLAGVECLPGETDDGFETLRAVLRLAPRQAVLALVPEGDAERAAEAVRVGAQDYLFRDELDARVLSRAIRYAVERKRADLAQWQLTQSRLTAQENARLERGLLPTPLLAGSDLRFAARYRPGRSRALLGGDFYDTVRTPDGTVHAMIGDVCGHGPDEAALGVELRIAWRALTLAGLSGDELLSTLQQVLEYERADEEIFATLCTVDIAPDGRRAGLCLAGHPAPLVVRSGQAPYLLPQEDGGPALGLLPHARWPRRQIELGGAWSLMMYTDGLIEGRIGEGTQRLGQEGVVELITRQVKEGLRGEDLLDAAVTEVRALNGGELTDDLAVLLLDWG from the coding sequence ATGGCCGTACCCGCGCCGAGCCCGGCGGAGCAGCCCGCCGTGCTGCCCGACGGCGGGCTGACCCTGCTGGTGATCGAGGACGATCCCGGCGGATCGCTGTCGTTCTCCGAGCTGCGGGGCACGGCGGGCAAGCCGGTCCGGGTCCGTACGGCCCGTAATCTCACCGAAGGTGAGCGGCTGCTCACCGATGACGTGCAGTGCATCCTGCTCGATCTGGACCTGGCGGGCGTGGAGTGCCTGCCGGGGGAGACGGACGACGGGTTCGAGACGCTGCGCGCCGTGCTGCGGCTCGCGCCGCGTCAGGCCGTGCTCGCGCTCGTCCCCGAGGGGGACGCCGAGCGTGCGGCGGAGGCCGTGCGGGTCGGGGCGCAGGACTATCTCTTCCGCGACGAGCTCGACGCGCGGGTACTCAGCCGGGCCATTCGTTACGCCGTGGAGCGCAAGCGCGCGGACCTCGCGCAGTGGCAGCTCACCCAGTCGAGGCTGACCGCGCAGGAGAACGCCCGGCTCGAGCGCGGCCTGTTGCCGACGCCGCTGCTGGCGGGTTCCGATCTGCGGTTCGCCGCCCGCTACCGGCCGGGTCGCAGCCGGGCGCTGCTCGGTGGTGACTTCTACGACACGGTCCGTACCCCCGACGGCACGGTGCACGCGATGATCGGCGATGTCTGCGGCCACGGCCCGGACGAGGCGGCGCTCGGTGTGGAACTCCGCATCGCGTGGCGTGCGTTGACGCTGGCCGGACTGTCGGGCGACGAACTGCTGTCCACGCTCCAGCAGGTGCTGGAGTACGAGCGTGCCGACGAGGAGATCTTCGCGACGCTGTGCACGGTCGACATAGCGCCGGACGGCCGACGGGCGGGGTTGTGCCTGGCCGGGCACCCGGCCCCGTTGGTGGTCCGCTCCGGGCAGGCCCCTTATCTGCTTCCGCAGGAGGACGGCGGCCCGGCGCTCGGTCTGCTGCCGCACGCCCGCTGGCCTCGCCGTCAGATCGAACTCGGCGGCGCCTGGAGCCTGATGATGTACACCGACGGCCTGATCGAGGGCCGGATCGGTGAGGGCACGCAGCGGCTCGGCCAGGAGGGCGTGGTGGAGTTGATCACCCGCCAGGTCAAGGAGGGGCTGCGCGGCGAGGACCTGCTGGACGCGGCCGTGACGGAGGTCCGGGCGCTGAACGGCGGCGAGTTGACGGACGACCTGGCCGTTCTGCTGCTCGACTGGGGCTAG
- a CDS encoding DUF2516 family protein: MLVDGFGSALDWLGEWLPRVLCLFALAAVVDAATTREDAFRAIGKQTKRFWIVVTALAALVSGLPSARYLGGGWASLAGIFGGLGFLLILAALIATIVYYVDVRASLKQINGRRSWPKPRR, translated from the coding sequence GTGTTGGTGGACGGGTTCGGCAGCGCCCTGGACTGGCTCGGGGAATGGCTCCCCCGCGTGCTATGCCTGTTCGCCCTGGCCGCGGTCGTCGACGCCGCGACCACCCGCGAGGACGCCTTCCGGGCGATCGGCAAGCAGACCAAGCGGTTCTGGATCGTCGTCACGGCCCTCGCCGCCCTTGTCTCCGGGCTGCCCTCCGCCCGCTATCTGGGCGGCGGCTGGGCCTCGCTGGCGGGGATCTTCGGCGGGCTGGGATTCCTCCTCATCCTCGCCGCCCTCATCGCCACGATCGTCTACTACGTGGACGTCCGCGCGTCCCTCAAGCAGATCAACGGCCGTCGCAGCTGGCCCAAGCCGCGTCGCTAA
- a CDS encoding helix-turn-helix domain-containing protein, whose translation MASLNVGNLGEYLREQRRSAQLTLRQLADAAGVSNPYLSQIERGLRKPSAEILQQLAKALRISAETLYVQAGILDERDREEAEVRSVILADPSINERQKQVLLQIYESFRKENGLATDDDGKDAGTPSS comes from the coding sequence ATGGCATCACTCAACGTCGGCAACCTCGGTGAGTACCTGCGGGAACAACGCCGCAGCGCGCAGCTGACCCTGCGCCAGCTCGCCGATGCCGCGGGAGTGTCCAACCCGTATCTCAGCCAGATCGAGCGCGGCCTGCGCAAGCCGAGCGCCGAGATCCTCCAGCAGCTGGCCAAGGCGCTGCGGATCTCCGCCGAGACCTTGTACGTACAGGCCGGGATCCTCGACGAACGGGACAGGGAAGAGGCGGAGGTCCGCAGTGTGATCCTCGCCGACCCCTCGATCAACGAGCGGCAGAAGCAAGTGCTGCTCCAGATCTACGAGTCCTTCCGCAAGGAGAACGGGCTCGCGACGGACGACGACGGCAAAGACGCCGGCACACCTTCGAGCTGA
- a CDS encoding RidA family protein: protein MALTLVNPSGLPEIDVYRQVSIASGSKLVFVAGQVAWDAEGVTVGEGDLAAQVEQCYLNICTALAAVGGSFDDVAKLTFYAVDWTPDKMPLLLEGISRAAAKLGVAPVPPSTLIGVAALDVPEHLVEIEATAILD, encoded by the coding sequence ATGGCCCTCACCTTGGTGAACCCCAGCGGATTGCCGGAAATCGATGTCTACCGACAGGTGTCGATCGCGTCCGGGTCGAAGCTGGTCTTTGTCGCGGGGCAGGTGGCCTGGGATGCCGAGGGAGTCACGGTTGGCGAAGGTGACCTCGCCGCCCAGGTCGAGCAGTGCTACCTCAACATCTGCACCGCCCTGGCCGCAGTCGGCGGCTCCTTCGACGACGTGGCGAAACTGACCTTCTACGCCGTCGACTGGACCCCCGACAAGATGCCCCTGCTCCTGGAGGGCATCTCCCGGGCCGCAGCGAAGCTGGGGGTCGCCCCGGTTCCGCCGTCCACGCTGATAGGCGTTGCGGCACTCGACGTCCCCGAGCACCTGGTCGAGATCGAAGCCACCGCGATCCTCGACTGA
- a CDS encoding winged helix-turn-helix transcriptional regulator yields the protein MVTKQFRGSPEEADLRRADSLAREIFSDVANKWAFLIIENLGERTLRFSELRNEIEGISHKMLTQNLRMLERNGLVVRTVHPTVPPRVEYTLTEPGRGLRATVDGMCDWTHTYLGHIEAARRRFET from the coding sequence ATGGTGACCAAGCAGTTCAGGGGATCACCCGAGGAAGCGGACCTGAGGCGCGCGGACTCCTTGGCACGGGAGATCTTCTCCGACGTCGCCAACAAGTGGGCGTTTCTCATCATCGAGAATCTCGGCGAACGCACCCTGCGCTTCAGTGAACTGCGGAATGAGATCGAGGGCATCAGCCACAAGATGCTCACCCAGAACCTGCGCATGCTGGAGCGCAACGGCTTGGTCGTGCGCACCGTGCATCCCACGGTGCCACCCCGGGTCGAGTACACCCTCACCGAGCCGGGCCGGGGACTGCGCGCCACGGTCGATGGAATGTGCGACTGGACCCACACCTACCTCGGTCACATCGAGGCCGCCCGCCGCCGTTTCGAGACCTGA
- a CDS encoding alpha/beta fold hydrolase, translated as MPPEPTAALRHRTVEAPAGRLHWAEQGTGPLVLLVHGFPESWYSWRRQLPALAAAGYRAVAIDVRGYGRSSKPAATDAYRMLDLVEDNVAVVRALGEESAVVVGHDWGSNIAAASALLHPEVFRAVGLLSVPYAPPGGPRPTDVFGRIGGPEQEFYVSYFQEPGRAEAEIEPDVRGWLAGFYAALSADTMPAEGEPDPHFVALGRQLRDRFPAGPLPAWLTEDDLDVYAGEFERTGLTGALNRYRNMDRDWEDLAPHRGAPITQPALFIGGALDASTTWMADAIDAYPTTLPALSASHLLDGCGHWIQQERPDEVNSLLTGWLATIQA; from the coding sequence ATGCCACCCGAGCCGACCGCCGCGCTCCGCCACCGCACCGTCGAAGCCCCCGCCGGGCGCCTGCACTGGGCCGAGCAGGGCACCGGCCCGCTGGTCCTGCTCGTGCACGGCTTCCCCGAGTCCTGGTACTCCTGGCGCCGCCAACTCCCGGCCCTCGCCGCGGCCGGGTACCGGGCAGTGGCGATCGACGTACGCGGCTACGGCCGCTCCTCCAAGCCCGCCGCGACCGACGCCTACCGCATGCTCGACCTGGTGGAGGACAACGTCGCCGTCGTGCGCGCCCTCGGTGAGGAAAGCGCGGTGGTCGTCGGCCACGACTGGGGCTCCAACATCGCCGCCGCCTCCGCCCTGCTCCACCCGGAGGTCTTCCGCGCGGTCGGCTTGCTGAGCGTCCCGTACGCGCCGCCCGGCGGCCCCCGCCCCACCGACGTCTTCGGCCGGATCGGCGGCCCCGAGCAGGAGTTCTACGTCTCCTACTTCCAGGAGCCCGGCCGCGCCGAGGCGGAGATCGAGCCCGACGTACGGGGCTGGCTCGCGGGTTTCTACGCGGCACTGTCCGCCGACACCATGCCGGCCGAGGGCGAACCCGACCCGCACTTCGTCGCCCTGGGCCGTCAGCTGCGCGACCGTTTCCCCGCCGGCCCGCTCCCGGCCTGGCTGACCGAGGACGACCTCGACGTCTACGCCGGGGAGTTCGAACGCACCGGCCTGACCGGCGCCCTCAACCGCTACCGCAACATGGACCGCGACTGGGAAGACCTCGCTCCCCACCGCGGCGCCCCGATCACACAGCCCGCCTTGTTCATCGGCGGCGCACTGGACGCCTCCACCACCTGGATGGCCGACGCCATCGACGCCTACCCCACCACCCTCCCCGCCCTGTCCGCCTCCCACCTCCTGGACGGCTGCGGCCACTGGATCCAGCAGGAACGCCCCGACGAGGTCAACAGCCTGCTGACCGGCTGGCTCGCCACCATCCAGGCATGA